A genomic segment from Portunus trituberculatus isolate SZX2019 chromosome 14, ASM1759143v1, whole genome shotgun sequence encodes:
- the LOC123503624 gene encoding E2F-associated phosphoprotein-like, protein MEDVDESYFDWSDEDDIICSSKYISSDEEDDDLCSALAYKPRQKGGSVFKSKHKQDEEDDFEKEMASELSQTMQYLTSSLGVPGSSGASKSTDNSAKQTSEFYDDIYFDSDESDPEESTPGQPPKVKKQKQPRRHKVLSNDELFYDPTMDDRDQEWVNQKRRSYQPRGRRPGRTLDVENNNTIQLPPSDAVLNCPACLTTLCMDCQRHEIYHNQYRAMFVFNCVVNVMERLSYPKKDQKKQNFFKNKKARRNKKQEVELEMKGEQRETEAAAVASTVVSGVEAEENPATQSINPTTSNSHSHSDPPTPSTNSSALSLGKDLYHPVMCKICNTKVAVYDSDEVYHFFNVVTSY, encoded by the exons ATGGAAGATGTGGATGAGTCTTACTTCGACTGGAGCGACGAGGACGACATAATCTGCAGCTCAAAGTACATCAG TTCTgacgaggaagatgatgatCTGTGTTCCGCTCTCGCATACAAGCCACGCCAGAAAG GAGGAAGTGTGTTTAAAAGCAAGCACAAACAAGACGAGGAGGATGACTTTGAGAAGGAAATGGCCTCTGAGCTTTCACAAACCATGCAGTACCTGACTTCTTCTCTTGGTGTGCCAGGAAGCAGTGGTGCCTCCAAGTCAACTGATAACAGTGCCAAACAAACATCAGAATTTTATGATGATATCTACTTTGATTCTGATGAGTCAGATcctgaag AAAGTACACCTGGTCAGCCTCCAAAAGTGAAAAAGCAGAAGCAGCCTCGTCGCCACAAAGTGTTGTCCAATGATGAGCTCTTCTATGATCCCACAATGGATGACCGTGATCAGGAGTGGGTCAACCAGAAGAGAAGGTCCTACCAACCCAGGGGAAGAAG ACCTGGCCGCACATTGGATGTGGAGAACAACAATACAATCCAACTCCCACCAAGTGATGCTGTCCTTAACTGTCCTGCCTGCCTCACAACACTTTGTATGGACTGTCAAAG GCACGAGATCTATCACAACCAGTACCGAGCAATGTTTGTCTTCAACTGTGTTGTGAATGTGATGGAGCGGCTTAGCTACCCAAAGAAAGACCAGAAGAAGCAAAACTTCTTCAAAAACAAGAAGGCTCGAAGGAACAAAAAGCAAGAGGTGGAGTTGGAGATGAAAGGTGAACAGAGGGagacagaagcagcagcagtagccagCACAGTTGTATCTGGTGTTGAAGCTGAAGAGAATCCTGCCACCCAATCCATTAACCCTACAACAAGCAACTCTCACTCTCATAGTGATCCACCAACCCCAAGCACAAACAGCAGTGCTCTTAGTTTGGGAAAAGATTTATATCACCCTGTCATGTGCAAAATCTGCAACACTAAAGTTGCTGTGTATGATTCAGATGAAGTGTATCACTTTTTCAATGTTGTCACAAGCTATTAA
- the LOC123503623 gene encoding DNA-directed RNA polymerase I subunit rpa49-like: MGYEEDADKRPRLKKKKYMIEDVVMKKKNKIEPLLVSFANGQPLEGSELIGTLHRSSDKQEQRSVGNMLTFQTPFLNYAGRLTNAKVSGGVTTFLGVLDPGTGRMRLVETSQYTVQPLVKDTVLCKPIKAILDAKTYDEKQEVTASAFGSKKAKQAMNRKQQNKVEAETMEGAIDQAAATIIDSNFNVEDYLEQQQDTSLLSILPPCNRKANQIQDVYKLETLAPDDFLAQLQESAEALLSGQELEHNSTLLFREMVENAQHEAKYANQLRLACLALLVSHLITFVNLRDPMLRKFMNGKVMENSCSGVVNWIMQEYTVKQGNFISRTKKDGDRALCLTLILAFISSKYELSVSTLLQSVPVNKERLNLLMRVIGATYSSATHSFVLKLPLAKCSQPAKKSKDKKHRRL; the protein is encoded by the exons ATGGGGTATGAAGAGGACGCAGATAAAAGGCCAcggctgaagaagaagaaatatatgataGAAGATgtggtgatgaagaagaagaataagattgAGCCACTTTTGG tGAGCTTTGCTAATGGACAGCCATTGGAGGGCTCAGAGTTGATTGGAACGCTGCACCGTAGCTCAGACAAGCAGGAACAGCGATCTGTTGGTAACATGCTGACCTTCCAGACACCTTTTTTAAACTACGCTGGGCGTCTGACTAATGCAAAGGTGTCAGGTGGAGTGACCACATTCCTGGGAGTACTGGATCCTGGTACAG GCAGGATGCGCTTAGTGGAGACAAGCCAATATACAGTTCAGCCACTTGTGAAGGACACTGTGCTTTGCAAACCTATCAAGGCAATTTTAGATGCCAAGACCTATGATGAGAAGCAGGAAGTTACTGCTTCTGCCTTTGGAAGCAAAAAGGCAAAACAGGCAATGAACAGAAAGCAGCAAAATAAG GTGGAGGCAGAGACCATGGAAGGGGCCATTGACcaggcagcagcaacaataattgACAGTAACTTCAATGTAGAGGATTACTTAGAGCAGCAACAAGATACTTCTCTGTTGAgcattcttcctccttgcaACAGGAAG GCCAACCAAATTCAGGACGTGTATAAGTTGGAAACCTTGGCCCCTGATGATTTTCTGGCTCAGCTGCAGGAGTCTGCCGAGGCACTCTTAAGTGGTCAGGAGCTTGAACACAA CAGCACACTTCTTTTTCGGGAGATGGTGGAGAACGCACAACACGAAGCGAAGTATGCAAATCAGCTGCGGCTTGCATGTCTGGCACTTCTTGTGAGCCACCTTATTACCTTTGTTAACTTGAGAGATCCAATGCTGAGGAAGTTCATGAatggaaaagtgatggaaaattcCTGCAGTGGAGTTGTTAATTGGATCATGCAGGAGTATACTGTGAAACAAGGAAATTTTAT ATCAAGGACAAAGAAGGATGGGGACAGAGCACTCTGCCTCACCCTTATTCTGGCCTTCATATCCAGCAAATATGAGCTTTCAGTCAGCACTCTTCTCCAGTCAGTGCCTGTCAATAAAGAGCG aCTCAATTTGCTCATGAGGGTCATTGGTGCAACCTACTCCTCTGCTACCCACTCGTTTGTACTCAAGCTCCCCTTGGCTAAATGTTCTCAGCCTGCCAAAAAGTCAAAGGATAAAAAGCATAGGAGATTATAA